The following coding sequences are from one Brienomyrus brachyistius isolate T26 chromosome 2, BBRACH_0.4, whole genome shotgun sequence window:
- the snx2 gene encoding sorting nexin-2 isoform X1, which translates to MAAERDPPPAGSVGHADLREVEDGEDLFVSTASTLESSPSSPEPANLPVEDVGPSSNGPKPAEILLDDDQEDLFAEATEEVSLDSPEREPILSDGPSPAITPVTPTALIAPRAEPSVIMVSGMFEQSLDELEEDASGDSFDIQISVSDPEKVGDGMNAYMAYKVTTKTSLMVFSRNDFSVKRRFSDFLGLHSKLASKYMHIGYIVPPAPEKSIVGMTKVKVGKEDLSSTEFVEKRRSALERYLMRTVKHPVLLQDPDVLQFLESSELPRAVSTQALSGAGILRMVNRAADAVNRMTIKMNEADVWFEEKQQQFENLDQQLRKLHGSVEALVCHRKELSVNTASFARSAAMLGNSEDHTALSRALSQLAEVEEKIDQLHQEQAYADFYLFSELLGDYVRLITAVKAVFENRMKTWSKWQDAQLMLQKKREAESKLQFTNKPDKLQQAKDEIKEWEAKVQQGERDFELISKTIRKEVGRFEKQRVNDFKVVIIKYLESLVQTQLQLIKYWEAFLPEAKAIA; encoded by the exons TCCAGCCCCTCTTCTCCTGAACCGGCCAACCTCCCTGTCGAAGATGTCGGCCCAAGCTCCAACGGACCCAAACCTGCGGAGATTCTTCTCGACGATGACCAAGAGGACCTCTTTGCTG AGGCCACAGAGGAAGTGTCCCTGGACAGTCCGGAGAGGGAGCCCATCCTCTCTGATGGTCCATCTCCTGCCATCACTCCTGTGACTCCTACAGCTCTGATCGCACCTCGGGCCGAGCCCAGTGTCATCATGGTCTCCGGCATGTTCGAGCAATCCCTCGATGAG CTGGAGGAGGATGCGTCGGGGGACTCCTTCGACATTCAGATCTCGGTCTCCGATCCAGAGAAAGTCG GAGATGGTATGAATGCTTACATGGCCTACAAAGTCACCACGAAG ACGTCCCTGATGGTTTTCAGCAGAAACGACTTCTCCGTGAAGAGACGCTTCAGCGACTTCCTTGGCTTGCACAGCAAACTGGCCTCCAAGTACATGCATATTGGCTACATTGTGCCACCCGCACCAGAGAAGAGCATTGTGG GCATGACGAAAGTCAAAGTGGGGAAGGAGGACTTGTCATCCACAGAATTTGTGGAGAAGCGAAGATCTGCTTTGGAAAG GTATCTGATGCGGACGGTGAAGCACCCAGTTCTGCTGCAGGATCCAGACGTCCTACAGTTTCTGGAGAGCTCTGAG CTGCCGCGTGCGGTTAGCACCCAGGCGCTCAGCGGGGCTGGGATATTGAGAATGGTAAACAGGGCGGCCGACGCTGTCAACAGGATGACGATCAAGATGAATGAGGCAGACGTG TGGTTTGAGGAGAAGCAGCAGCAGTTTGAGAACCTGGACCAGCAGCTCAGGAAGCTCCATGGCAGCGTGGAGGCTCTGGTGTGCCACAGGAAAG AACTCTCTGTCAACACGGCATCCTTTGCTAGAAGTGCGGCCATGCTGGGAAACTCCGAGGACCATACGGCGCTGTCCCGGGCGTTGTCCCAACTCGCCGAGGTGGAGGAGAAGATCGACCAGCTTCACCAGGAGCAGGCCTACGCTGACTTCTACCTGTTCTCCGAGCTACTGGGGGACTATGTGCGGCTCATTACCGCGGTAAAG GCCGTGTTCGAGAATCGCATGAAGACCTGGTCCAAGTGGCAGGATGCGCAGCTCATGTTGCAGAAGAAGCGGGAGGCCGAGTCCAAGCTGCAGTTCACCAACAAGCCGGACAAGTTGCAACAGGCTAAGGATGAGATCAAGGAG TGGGAGGCCAAGGTCCAGCAGGGGGAACGAGACTTTGAGCTGATCTCAAAAACCATTCGCAAGGAGGTGGGCAGGTTTGAG AAGCAGAGAGTGAACGATTTCAAGGTGGTCATCATCAAGTACCTGGAGTCGCTAGTGCAGACCCAGCTGCAG CTGATAAAATACTGGGAGGCTTTCTTACCGGAAGCCAAGGCTATCGCGTGA
- the snx2 gene encoding sorting nexin-2 isoform X2, whose product MVSGMFEQSLDELEEDASGDSFDIQISVSDPEKVGDGMNAYMAYKVTTKTSLMVFSRNDFSVKRRFSDFLGLHSKLASKYMHIGYIVPPAPEKSIVGMTKVKVGKEDLSSTEFVEKRRSALERYLMRTVKHPVLLQDPDVLQFLESSELPRAVSTQALSGAGILRMVNRAADAVNRMTIKMNEADVWFEEKQQQFENLDQQLRKLHGSVEALVCHRKELSVNTASFARSAAMLGNSEDHTALSRALSQLAEVEEKIDQLHQEQAYADFYLFSELLGDYVRLITAVKAVFENRMKTWSKWQDAQLMLQKKREAESKLQFTNKPDKLQQAKDEIKEWEAKVQQGERDFELISKTIRKEVGRFEKQRVNDFKVVIIKYLESLVQTQLQLIKYWEAFLPEAKAIA is encoded by the exons ATGGTCTCCGGCATGTTCGAGCAATCCCTCGATGAG CTGGAGGAGGATGCGTCGGGGGACTCCTTCGACATTCAGATCTCGGTCTCCGATCCAGAGAAAGTCG GAGATGGTATGAATGCTTACATGGCCTACAAAGTCACCACGAAG ACGTCCCTGATGGTTTTCAGCAGAAACGACTTCTCCGTGAAGAGACGCTTCAGCGACTTCCTTGGCTTGCACAGCAAACTGGCCTCCAAGTACATGCATATTGGCTACATTGTGCCACCCGCACCAGAGAAGAGCATTGTGG GCATGACGAAAGTCAAAGTGGGGAAGGAGGACTTGTCATCCACAGAATTTGTGGAGAAGCGAAGATCTGCTTTGGAAAG GTATCTGATGCGGACGGTGAAGCACCCAGTTCTGCTGCAGGATCCAGACGTCCTACAGTTTCTGGAGAGCTCTGAG CTGCCGCGTGCGGTTAGCACCCAGGCGCTCAGCGGGGCTGGGATATTGAGAATGGTAAACAGGGCGGCCGACGCTGTCAACAGGATGACGATCAAGATGAATGAGGCAGACGTG TGGTTTGAGGAGAAGCAGCAGCAGTTTGAGAACCTGGACCAGCAGCTCAGGAAGCTCCATGGCAGCGTGGAGGCTCTGGTGTGCCACAGGAAAG AACTCTCTGTCAACACGGCATCCTTTGCTAGAAGTGCGGCCATGCTGGGAAACTCCGAGGACCATACGGCGCTGTCCCGGGCGTTGTCCCAACTCGCCGAGGTGGAGGAGAAGATCGACCAGCTTCACCAGGAGCAGGCCTACGCTGACTTCTACCTGTTCTCCGAGCTACTGGGGGACTATGTGCGGCTCATTACCGCGGTAAAG GCCGTGTTCGAGAATCGCATGAAGACCTGGTCCAAGTGGCAGGATGCGCAGCTCATGTTGCAGAAGAAGCGGGAGGCCGAGTCCAAGCTGCAGTTCACCAACAAGCCGGACAAGTTGCAACAGGCTAAGGATGAGATCAAGGAG TGGGAGGCCAAGGTCCAGCAGGGGGAACGAGACTTTGAGCTGATCTCAAAAACCATTCGCAAGGAGGTGGGCAGGTTTGAG AAGCAGAGAGTGAACGATTTCAAGGTGGTCATCATCAAGTACCTGGAGTCGCTAGTGCAGACCCAGCTGCAG CTGATAAAATACTGGGAGGCTTTCTTACCGGAAGCCAAGGCTATCGCGTGA